The genomic window CGATCAAGGCGGCGTTGCCCGACGCCATCGCGCTGTCGCAGGAATCGCAGCTCGGACTCCTCTACGTCGTCAAGCACTACTCGGTGCGCATGCTCGCCACCGCGGGCGGCGCCTACCTCGCGCTCGCCGCGGCCGACTACGTCTGGCAGTGGTGGCAGCTCGAAAAGTCGCTGCGCATGACGAAGGAAGAGGTGAAGCAGGAGATGAAGCAGAACGACGGCGACCCGCACGTGAAGCAGCGCCGCCGCTCCATCGCCCGCCAGTACGCCCGCAAGCAAATGATGAAGGATGTGCCGAAGGCCGACGTCGTCATCGTCAATCCGACGCACATCGCCATCGCCATCAAGTACGACACGAGCATCGCCCCCGCCCCGATCGTCCTCGCCATCGGCATGAACAAAGTCGCCGAGCGCATCAAGGAGATCGCACGCGAGGCGGGCGTGCCGATGGTCGAGAACCGCCCGCTCGCCCGCGCGCTGCTCAAGACCGCGCGCGTCGGTACCATGATCCCCTACGAGCTCTACATGGCCGTCGCTGAAGTCCTCGCCTTCGTGATCCGCACCCGCGGCAAGCTGGGCGCCGCTCGCTTGAGCAAACTGGCATGAGTACCGCCGTCGCTCCGCTGCCGATGATGCAGTCGAACGGCAAGCGCAACGCCGAGGTGGGTCTGGCGATCGCGGTGCTGGCGATCGTCGCGCTGCTGATGGTGCCGCTGCCCGGCGTCGTGCTCGATCTGCTTCTCGCGACGAGCATCGGCACCTCGCTCGTGGTGCTGCTCGTCGCGCTGAACACCACCGATCCACTCGAGTTCAGCGGCTTCCCGTCGCTGCTGTTGCTGCTCACGCTGTTCCGTCTGGCGCTGAACGTCTGCTCGACACGTTTGATCCTGTCACAAGGTCATGCGGGCGCGGTGATTCAGGCGTTCGGCGAGTTCGTGATCGGCGGCAACTATGCCGTCGGACTCGTGCTCTTCATCATTCTCGTCGGCATCAACTTCATCGTCATCACGAAAGGTGCGGGCCGCGTTGCCGAAGTCGCGGCGCGCTTTACCCTCGACGCGATGCCCGGCAAGCAGATGGCGATCGACGCCGATCTCTCCGCCGGCCTGATCGACGAGAAGCAAGCGCGGAAGCGCCGCGACGAGATCTCGCAAGCCGCCGACTTCTACGGCGCGATGGACGGCTCGTCGAAGTTCGTGAAGGGCGACGCGATCGCCGGTTTGCTCATCACGGCGATCAACATCGTCGGCGGCATCTTTATCGGCGCATTCCAGCGCGGCCTGCCGATCGGCCAGGCGCTGTCGCAGTACACGATCCTCACCGTCGGCGACGGTCTCGTCACGCAGATTCCCGCGCTCATCATCTCGACCGCCGCGGGTATCATGGTGACGCACGCGGCGGGCGGCTCGCGCATGGGCGAAACGTTGTCCAAGCAGCTGAGCGCGCATCCGCGTTCGATGGTGATCGCCGGCACGGTGCTCGGTTCGTTCGGTCTCGTACCGGGACTTCCGAAGCTGCCGTTCTTCCTGCTCGGCGGCGGTCTCGCGATGCTCGGCCGCATGGCCAAGACCGCGGAAAAGAAACGCTTCGCCGAAGAGGTTGCGGCGAAGGAAGCGGCCGCACCGCCCGCGCCCATCGCGGATCCGATGACGGACTTGCTCCAGATCGATCCGATCGAGCTCGAGGTCGGCTACGCGCTCATTCCGCTCGTCGACGAGAAGCAGGGCGGCGATCTCCTCGATCGCATCTCGATGCTGCGCAAGCAATCCGCGCAGGAGCTCGGCATTCTCGTCCCGGCCATTCGCATTCGCGACGACATTCGCCTGCCGGCCAATGAGTACATCATCAAGTTGCGCGGCGCCGAGATCGCGCGCGGCGAAGTGATGCCGCGCTTCCTGTTGGCGCTGGATACCGGCCGCGTCATCGGCACGACCGAAGGCATCGACACGATCGATCCGAGCTTCGGCATGCCCGCCAAGTGGATCGCGACCAACAAGCGCGTCGAAGCCGAGTCGCTCGGCTACATCGTCGTGGAACCGGCGACGGTCGTCGCGACGCATCTGATGGAAAAGCTCAAGTCCAGCGCCGCCGACCTGCTCGGCCGCCAGGACGTGCAGGAAATGGTCGACACGCTCAAGAAGACGCACCCGGCGCTCGTCGACGACGTCATTCCCGGCAAGCTCACGCTCGGTGTGCTGCATCGCGTGCTTCAGAGATTGCTCAAGGAACGCGTGCCGATTCGCGACCTCGTCACGATTCTCGAGGCGGTCGCCGACGCGGCGGATCAGACGAAGGATCCGGAAGCGCTCACCGAGCACGCGCGCCGCGCACTCACCAATACCATCGCACGACTGCACATGGACGAATCCGGCACGGTGCGCGGCATCACGGTTGGACCGAAGCTCGAGATGGCGCTTCTCGGTCTCTTCAGCCCGCGCGCGAATCAGAACCCCGCGTCGCTGCTCACGCCCGACAGTCTGGGCGGCCTGCTGCGCGAGCTCGACAACCTGTCGAGCATCAACATGGTCGAAGGCCGGCCGGTGCCGGTCCTCGCGCCGCCGTCGCTTCGCGTTGGACTGCGCCGACTCATCGAGCCGGTCCTGCCGAATCTGCCCGTCGTCTCGCTGGCCGAGCTGCCGGTGTACGTGA from Gemmatimonadaceae bacterium includes these protein-coding regions:
- a CDS encoding flagellar type III secretion system protein FlhB, coding for MADTEAERTENATPRKRDDAREEGKIAKSQELTIAASLLGSAVVLSSVAPIAGHGLFEIMGHGLANVGNVALDGASATLLLRETAMKTFAAIAGLLVAMGVGTFAMAALQGRGVLSAKPIMPDFNRVNPLANAKNMFGMRAVIEILKSLSKVAIVGLAVYGSIKAALPDAIALSQESQLGLLYVVKHYSVRMLATAGGAYLALAAADYVWQWWQLEKSLRMTKEEVKQEMKQNDGDPHVKQRRRSIARQYARKQMMKDVPKADVVIVNPTHIAIAIKYDTSIAPAPIVLAIGMNKVAERIKEIAREAGVPMVENRPLARALLKTARVGTMIPYELYMAVAEVLAFVIRTRGKLGAARLSKLA
- the flhA gene encoding flagellar biosynthesis protein FlhA; this encodes MSTAVAPLPMMQSNGKRNAEVGLAIAVLAIVALLMVPLPGVVLDLLLATSIGTSLVVLLVALNTTDPLEFSGFPSLLLLLTLFRLALNVCSTRLILSQGHAGAVIQAFGEFVIGGNYAVGLVLFIILVGINFIVITKGAGRVAEVAARFTLDAMPGKQMAIDADLSAGLIDEKQARKRRDEISQAADFYGAMDGSSKFVKGDAIAGLLITAINIVGGIFIGAFQRGLPIGQALSQYTILTVGDGLVTQIPALIISTAAGIMVTHAAGGSRMGETLSKQLSAHPRSMVIAGTVLGSFGLVPGLPKLPFFLLGGGLAMLGRMAKTAEKKRFAEEVAAKEAAAPPAPIADPMTDLLQIDPIELEVGYALIPLVDEKQGGDLLDRISMLRKQSAQELGILVPAIRIRDDIRLPANEYIIKLRGAEIARGEVMPRFLLALDTGRVIGTTEGIDTIDPSFGMPAKWIATNKRVEAESLGYIVVEPATVVATHLMEKLKSSAADLLGRQDVQEMVDTLKKTHPALVDDVIPGKLTLGVLHRVLQRLLKERVPIRDLVTILEAVADAADQTKDPEALTEHARRALTNTIARLHMDESGTVRGITVGPKLEMALLGLFSPRANQNPASLLTPDSLGGLLRELDNLSSINMVEGRPVPVLAPPSLRVGLRRLIEPVLPNLPVVSLAELPVYVKLHSVAMWEAA